A stretch of Alkalicella caledoniensis DNA encodes these proteins:
- the aspA gene encoding aspartate ammonia-lyase gives MASYRCERDLLGEKELNEEVYYGIQTMRAMENFQITGYPPHKSLILALAHVKKAAAQANFEVGRLNQKTCDAIVTACDEILAGQFHEFFVVDAIQGGAGTSFNMNANEVIANRAIEILGGKRGDYLLVSPNTHVNMAQSTNDVFPTAIRLASLSLADGVLGALNNLVDALSLKEEEFNGVLKMGRTHLQDAVPIRLGQEFGAYARLIGRDVKRIKHSLDGLLEINMGATAVGTGLNADPEYIETVVQKLKENTGFDLYGAENLVDATQNTDTYVAISANLKICAVNLSKIANDLRLLASGPKCGFNEINLPSMQPGSSIMPGKVNPVMAEVVNQVSFQIIGNDHTICLASEAGQLELNVMEPVLTFNLLQSLDILRNVVTVFAEKCVKGITANVERCQELVQQSIGIVTAINPHVGYETASQVAKEALATGRSVREIVIERGILSEEELNTILNPYEMTKPGIAGKELLE, from the coding sequence TTGGCATCCTATCGTTGTGAAAGGGATTTGTTAGGAGAAAAGGAATTAAACGAAGAAGTTTATTATGGAATTCAGACTATGCGAGCAATGGAAAACTTCCAAATCACTGGCTATCCGCCCCATAAATCTTTAATATTGGCTCTCGCACATGTCAAAAAGGCTGCAGCTCAAGCTAATTTTGAAGTAGGTAGGCTAAATCAAAAAACATGCGACGCTATAGTTACTGCATGCGATGAAATTCTAGCTGGTCAGTTTCATGAGTTCTTTGTTGTAGACGCTATCCAAGGTGGTGCAGGTACATCATTTAACATGAACGCCAACGAAGTTATTGCAAACAGAGCTATAGAGATTTTAGGTGGCAAAAGAGGAGACTATTTGTTAGTTTCGCCAAACACCCATGTTAACATGGCTCAATCAACAAACGATGTATTTCCCACTGCCATTAGACTTGCATCACTTTCTTTAGCAGATGGAGTGCTAGGCGCTTTAAACAATTTAGTTGATGCCTTATCTTTGAAAGAAGAAGAGTTCAATGGAGTGCTAAAAATGGGGAGGACTCATCTCCAAGATGCAGTGCCCATAAGACTTGGACAAGAATTCGGCGCATATGCCCGCCTTATAGGTAGAGATGTAAAACGTATAAAACATTCCCTTGATGGCTTACTTGAAATAAATATGGGAGCCACTGCAGTGGGTACTGGTTTAAATGCAGACCCTGAGTATATCGAAACAGTTGTACAAAAGCTCAAAGAAAACACAGGATTTGATTTATACGGTGCTGAGAACTTAGTAGATGCAACCCAAAACACAGACACATACGTGGCCATTTCTGCAAATTTAAAAATTTGTGCAGTTAATTTGTCTAAAATAGCCAATGACCTGCGATTACTAGCATCTGGGCCTAAATGTGGTTTTAACGAAATAAACTTACCCAGTATGCAACCAGGATCATCCATAATGCCTGGAAAAGTTAACCCAGTTATGGCAGAGGTAGTAAATCAAGTGTCATTTCAAATCATAGGCAATGACCATACCATATGTTTAGCCTCGGAGGCTGGACAACTAGAACTAAACGTTATGGAACCTGTTCTTACTTTTAATTTATTACAATCACTAGATATCCTAAGAAATGTGGTAACAGTTTTCGCAGAAAAATGTGTAAAAGGAATCACAGCAAATGTTGAAAGGTGTCAAGAGCTAGTACAGCAAAGTATAGGAATTGTTACAGCGATAAACCCCCATGTGGGCTATGAGACCGCCTCGCAGGTAGCTAAAGAAGCACTGGCAACTGGAAGATCTGTTAGAGAGATAGTCATAGAAAGAGGCATATTGTCAGAGGAGGAGTTAAATACTATTTTAAATCCTTATGAAATGACAAAACCTGGTATTGCTGGCAAGGAATTGTTGGAATAA
- a CDS encoding redox-sensing transcriptional repressor Rex — MTKFHKIPDVVIKRLPVYLRYLQQLVERDIETISSQQMGEDLNLNPAQIRKDLSIFGDFGVKGMGYRVIELSEKLTGILGLDKEIPIALVGMGNLGVALCQYNRYQSANTRIVALFDGHPSKIGEKFGSLEVKSMEELPAVVKEKKIKMGIITVPAQAAQNVADQLINSGIKVILNFAPALIQGPMDVKVQNSDVTTELQALAYYL, encoded by the coding sequence ATGACTAAATTTCATAAGATTCCAGACGTAGTTATAAAACGACTCCCAGTTTACTTAAGATACTTACAGCAATTGGTAGAAAGGGACATCGAAACCATTTCTTCCCAGCAAATGGGTGAGGACCTAAACCTAAACCCTGCTCAAATCCGTAAAGATCTATCGATTTTTGGTGATTTTGGTGTCAAAGGTATGGGCTATAGGGTTATTGAGCTTTCTGAAAAGCTTACTGGTATACTAGGCCTTGACAAAGAGATACCCATCGCCTTAGTGGGTATGGGTAATCTAGGTGTTGCACTATGTCAGTATAACCGTTACCAAAGTGCAAACACGAGAATAGTAGCCCTTTTTGATGGACACCCATCTAAAATTGGTGAAAAATTCGGGAGTCTAGAAGTTAAGTCAATGGAAGAACTGCCCGCCGTAGTCAAAGAGAAAAAAATAAAAATGGGAATAATTACCGTACCTGCACAAGCTGCACAAAACGTAGCAGACCAGTTGATTAATTCTGGAATAAAAGTTATACTAAATTTTGCACCTGCTCTTATACAAGGTCCTATGGATGTAAAAGTTCAAAACTCCGATGTTACAACAGAGCTTCAAGCCTTAGCATATTATTTATAA
- the fdhF gene encoding formate dehydrogenase subunit alpha has protein sequence MEHISITIDGKKVSVPKGSTVIQAAKHAGVEIPTFCHHPQIKSSGSCRICVVEIEGNRNLPASCVFPVYDGMVVHSKSEKVTKARKHILELLLANHPQDCMTCEAAGTCKLMEYSYDYGVEDSRFEGEVSERYVEDPNPFIARDYEKCILCGRCVGICDEIQGNNVIDFANRGFNTTISAPFNKELELGNCVYCGQCVSVCPVGALTSKISKGKARAWETEKVLTTCSYCGVGCNYYLEVKSDEIVGVTSNFDSAVNHGHLCVKGRFGWDFVHSPDRLKTPLIRKDGELKEASWEEAMELISNKLSLIKEKHGSDSFAGLSSARCTNEDNYLFQKFFRSVLGTNNIDHCARLUHAATVAGLATSLGSGAMTNTIAEIADTKGILIIGSNTTEAHPVIGIRVKQAVKKGAKLVVIDPRRIEIAKYADVFLQIRPGTNIAILNGLLHVIVRDDLIDMSYIEERTENFEAVKEAVRDYTPEKVAVICGVRAEDIEIAAKIYAECDGAAVLYTMGITQHTTGVDSVLAIANLALATGNVGREHAGVNPLRGQNNVQGACDMGALPVVYTGYQQVTNPEVKEKFQKAWGVKLSDKAGLTISGMLEGAMEGTIKAMYIMGENPVLTDPDSKHVVEALNKLDFLVVQDIFLTETAQMADVVLPAVTFAEKNGTFTNTERRVQRVRKAISPRGEAKPDWLILTEIANSLGANWEYQSAEDIMKEIALVTPSYGGISYDRLEENGLHWPCPTPDHPGTPYLHKDAFPIGKGKFKAVTHRDSQEIPDSEYPLILTTGRSLYHYHSGSMTRRAKGLKAHRNEELLEINPKTAKKLGIENGEMVKVTSRRGELTTKVQLTEKVAPNVVFMTFHFSEAAVNLLTNPATDPVSKTPELKSCAVKVEKL, from the coding sequence ATGGAACACATATCCATAACCATAGACGGTAAAAAGGTGTCTGTCCCCAAAGGTAGCACTGTTATACAAGCAGCAAAACATGCAGGTGTTGAGATACCTACCTTTTGCCACCACCCACAAATAAAAAGTTCTGGATCTTGTAGGATTTGTGTAGTGGAAATTGAAGGAAACAGAAATCTCCCAGCTTCTTGTGTATTTCCAGTATATGATGGTATGGTAGTCCATTCTAAAAGTGAGAAAGTAACAAAAGCAAGAAAGCATATACTAGAACTGCTACTTGCAAACCACCCTCAAGATTGTATGACATGTGAAGCTGCGGGCACTTGTAAGCTCATGGAATATAGCTATGATTATGGTGTTGAAGACAGCAGGTTTGAAGGGGAAGTAAGTGAAAGGTATGTTGAAGATCCTAACCCATTTATAGCAAGGGATTATGAAAAATGTATTCTATGCGGAAGATGTGTAGGAATATGTGATGAGATCCAAGGAAATAACGTAATTGATTTTGCAAACAGGGGATTTAACACAACAATTTCAGCTCCCTTTAATAAGGAACTAGAACTAGGAAACTGTGTTTATTGTGGACAATGCGTATCCGTTTGTCCAGTAGGTGCATTGACATCAAAAATCTCAAAGGGAAAGGCTAGAGCTTGGGAAACTGAAAAAGTTCTAACAACCTGCTCTTATTGCGGTGTAGGATGCAACTACTACCTTGAAGTGAAAAGTGACGAAATTGTTGGGGTAACTAGCAACTTTGACAGTGCAGTAAATCATGGCCATCTTTGTGTAAAAGGGCGATTTGGTTGGGATTTTGTACACAGCCCTGATAGACTAAAAACACCTCTTATAAGAAAAGATGGAGAACTCAAGGAAGCATCTTGGGAAGAAGCTATGGAGCTTATTTCAAATAAGTTATCTTTAATTAAAGAAAAACATGGCTCTGATAGCTTTGCTGGCCTAAGCTCTGCCCGTTGTACAAATGAAGACAACTACTTATTCCAAAAATTCTTTAGATCAGTACTAGGCACAAATAACATTGATCACTGCGCACGACTCTGACACGCTGCAACTGTGGCTGGTCTAGCCACTTCGTTAGGTAGCGGGGCAATGACAAACACAATCGCAGAGATTGCCGATACAAAAGGGATTTTAATAATTGGATCAAATACAACAGAAGCACACCCTGTAATTGGGATAAGGGTTAAACAGGCAGTAAAAAAAGGTGCAAAACTTGTAGTTATTGACCCTAGAAGAATTGAAATTGCTAAGTATGCAGATGTGTTTTTACAAATACGCCCAGGTACTAATATAGCCATTTTAAACGGTCTGTTGCACGTAATTGTTCGAGATGACTTAATTGATATGAGTTATATAGAAGAAAGAACAGAAAACTTCGAAGCTGTAAAAGAAGCAGTTAGAGATTATACTCCAGAAAAGGTTGCCGTAATCTGTGGAGTGAGAGCAGAAGATATAGAAATAGCTGCTAAAATATACGCTGAATGTGACGGTGCAGCAGTACTATATACAATGGGTATAACCCAACATACAACAGGTGTTGATAGTGTATTAGCCATTGCCAATCTAGCCCTTGCCACAGGAAATGTAGGCAGGGAACACGCAGGTGTTAATCCACTGAGAGGACAAAATAATGTTCAAGGTGCATGTGATATGGGTGCCCTTCCAGTTGTATATACGGGCTACCAACAGGTAACAAACCCAGAAGTAAAGGAAAAATTCCAAAAGGCATGGGGTGTAAAACTATCTGATAAAGCAGGTCTTACAATTTCAGGCATGCTCGAAGGAGCCATGGAAGGTACCATAAAGGCTATGTATATAATGGGTGAAAACCCAGTTCTTACAGACCCAGACTCAAAACATGTTGTTGAAGCTTTGAATAAATTAGACTTCTTAGTTGTTCAAGACATATTCTTAACTGAGACTGCTCAAATGGCTGACGTTGTCTTGCCTGCTGTGACCTTTGCAGAAAAAAATGGAACTTTTACAAATACAGAAAGAAGGGTTCAAAGGGTAAGAAAGGCTATTTCCCCTAGGGGTGAAGCAAAACCCGATTGGTTGATACTAACTGAGATTGCAAATAGTCTTGGGGCTAACTGGGAGTATCAAAGTGCTGAAGATATAATGAAAGAAATAGCCCTTGTAACCCCATCATATGGTGGCATTAGCTATGATAGGCTAGAGGAAAATGGCTTACATTGGCCTTGTCCAACACCTGATCATCCAGGGACACCCTATCTTCATAAGGATGCTTTCCCAATAGGTAAAGGGAAATTTAAAGCTGTAACACATAGGGATTCACAAGAGATCCCTGACAGTGAATACCCACTTATACTTACAACTGGTAGATCACTGTACCACTACCATTCAGGATCAATGACCCGTAGAGCTAAAGGTTTGAAGGCTCATAGGAATGAAGAACTACTAGAAATAAACCCCAAAACTGCTAAAAAACTAGGGATAGAAAACGGAGAAATGGTGAAGGTTACATCAAGAAGGGGAGAGCTAACTACAAAGGTTCAACTTACAGAAAAAGTGGCACCAAATGTAGTATTTATGACATTCCACTTCTCGGAAGCAGCTGTTAACCTCTTAACAAACCCAGCCACTGACCCAGTATCCAAAACACCAGAACTAAAGTCCTGTGCAGTAAAAGTGGAGAAGCTATAG
- the nuoF gene encoding NADH-quinone oxidoreductase subunit NuoF, giving the protein MSIYRGHILVCSGTGCVSSGTNKVVDGFKSNLDSNNLENEFLVVETGCHGFCEMGPVAIVYPEGTFYTRVTPEDTEKIVNEHLLKGRIVKELLYSPPQSETKIPSYKEIDFYKKQLRIALRNCGYINPEDIHEYIGKGGYEALGKVLNDMTPQQAVEEMKKSGLRGRGGGGFPTGLKWEFASKSESDKKYIICNADEGDPGAFMDRSILEGDPHSLIEGMIIAGYAIGADEGYVYVRAEYPLAIRRLRTAINQAEEFGLLGDDLLGSGFSFKLQIKEGAGAFVCGEETALMASIEGKRGMPRPRPPFPAVRGLWDKPSNINNVETFANVPVIYEKGADWFASIGTEKSKGTKVFALTGKINNTGLAEVPMGISLREIIYDIGGGVTDNKKFKAVQIGGPSGGCIPEELLDLPVDYDSLIDAGAMMGSGGLVVMDESTCMVDLAKFFLNFTQSESCGKCTPCREGTKRMLEILERITEGEGKEGDIELLEEVGESIKLTSLCGLGQTAPNPILSTLQYFRHEYEAHIKDKRCPAGACSSLTTYKIKPELCKACTLCKKVCPVSAITGEVKKLHEIDPEVCIKCGACVEKCKFNAIYKG; this is encoded by the coding sequence ATGTCTATTTATCGTGGACACATTTTGGTTTGTTCTGGTACTGGCTGTGTATCATCAGGAACAAATAAAGTAGTAGATGGATTTAAGAGTAACTTAGATAGCAATAATTTAGAAAATGAATTTTTAGTTGTGGAAACAGGTTGTCATGGTTTTTGTGAGATGGGACCCGTAGCAATTGTATACCCTGAGGGTACTTTCTATACAAGGGTAACACCAGAAGATACAGAAAAAATAGTTAATGAGCACTTATTAAAAGGTAGAATTGTAAAGGAATTATTATATTCTCCTCCTCAAAGCGAGACAAAAATCCCTTCTTATAAGGAAATAGATTTTTATAAAAAACAGTTAAGGATAGCCTTAAGAAACTGTGGATATATAAACCCTGAAGATATACATGAGTATATAGGCAAAGGCGGCTATGAAGCCTTAGGTAAAGTATTAAATGATATGACCCCACAGCAAGCAGTGGAAGAGATGAAAAAATCAGGACTAAGGGGTAGAGGCGGTGGTGGCTTCCCAACTGGTTTAAAATGGGAATTCGCAAGCAAGTCTGAAAGCGACAAAAAGTATATAATTTGTAATGCAGATGAAGGAGATCCAGGAGCATTTATGGATAGAAGTATCCTTGAAGGTGACCCCCATAGCCTTATAGAAGGTATGATAATAGCTGGTTATGCCATAGGGGCAGATGAAGGCTATGTTTATGTAAGGGCAGAATATCCTTTAGCCATACGACGACTTCGTACAGCAATAAATCAGGCAGAAGAGTTTGGACTATTAGGGGATGACCTCCTAGGATCGGGCTTTAGCTTTAAACTACAGATTAAAGAAGGAGCAGGTGCTTTCGTTTGTGGTGAAGAAACAGCTCTTATGGCGTCAATTGAGGGTAAGAGAGGGATGCCTAGACCAAGACCACCATTTCCTGCAGTAAGGGGACTTTGGGATAAACCTTCAAACATAAATAATGTAGAAACATTTGCAAATGTTCCTGTTATATATGAAAAAGGTGCAGATTGGTTTGCTTCAATAGGCACTGAAAAGAGTAAAGGAACAAAGGTTTTTGCTTTAACTGGTAAAATAAATAATACGGGATTAGCAGAAGTACCTATGGGTATCTCACTGCGGGAAATTATCTATGACATTGGTGGAGGAGTAACAGATAACAAGAAATTTAAAGCGGTCCAAATAGGAGGACCTTCAGGAGGGTGTATTCCAGAGGAACTTTTAGACCTACCCGTAGATTATGACTCCCTTATAGATGCCGGCGCAATGATGGGCTCTGGAGGCCTTGTTGTTATGGATGAGTCCACATGCATGGTAGACTTAGCCAAATTTTTCTTAAACTTCACCCAAAGTGAGTCCTGTGGCAAATGTACGCCATGTCGAGAAGGAACAAAAAGGATGCTTGAGATCCTAGAGCGAATTACAGAAGGTGAAGGAAAAGAAGGTGATATAGAACTCCTTGAAGAAGTAGGAGAGAGCATAAAACTAACCTCACTATGTGGGCTAGGGCAAACAGCTCCGAACCCAATTCTAAGCACCTTGCAATATTTCCGTCATGAATACGAAGCACACATCAAAGACAAACGTTGTCCTGCTGGAGCATGTTCTTCCCTTACAACATATAAAATTAAACCTGAGCTTTGTAAGGCATGTACTCTATGCAAGAAAGTATGTCCTGTAAGCGCTATAACAGGTGAAGTGAAGAAATTACATGAAATAGACCCTGAAGTTTGCATAAAATGTGGGGCGTGCGTGGAAAAGTGCAAGTTTAATGCAATATATAAAGGATAA
- a CDS encoding (2Fe-2S) ferredoxin domain-containing protein, with translation MSKIKSLEDLRRLRVEQERNEITRQNTGVQVIVGMGTCGIAAGARDAMLTILEEINKRNLKVNITQTGCIGMCQHEPLIDVIIPGEDRITYGLVTKDIARKIVAEHIVNNNIVKEAVIGRIEKQ, from the coding sequence ATGAGTAAAATTAAAAGCTTAGAAGATTTAAGAAGGCTAAGGGTAGAGCAAGAAAGAAACGAAATAACCAGGCAAAATACAGGTGTTCAAGTTATAGTAGGTATGGGAACCTGTGGAATCGCTGCAGGCGCAAGGGATGCGATGCTTACTATTCTCGAAGAGATAAACAAAAGAAACTTAAAGGTGAACATAACACAAACAGGCTGTATTGGTATGTGTCAACATGAACCATTAATTGATGTGATTATCCCAGGGGAAGATAGAATAACCTATGGACTAGTAACAAAGGATATAGCGAGGAAAATAGTAGCTGAGCATATAGTTAATAACAATATTGTTAAGGAAGCAGTAATTGGGAGAATAGAAAAACAGTAA
- a CDS encoding ATP-binding protein, producing the protein MQDISQIILDLVQNSIAADSTKVQIEIKKDILRNLLIITINDNGKGMSQEITKGCTDPFYTTRTTRSVGLGLAFTKMLSEQSGGFFNIDSQENQGTRLNFSFLLNHWDRPPFGKLEDTYISLLILNPNVEFNISISTDEKSFTLKSQDVYENIGESHVSEAWVIEWLREYLRENFYHLLKEEDKS; encoded by the coding sequence ATGCAAGATATATCCCAAATTATTCTAGACCTTGTCCAAAATTCAATAGCTGCAGATTCTACAAAAGTTCAAATAGAAATAAAAAAAGACATCCTGAGGAATTTATTAATAATTACCATTAATGATAACGGCAAGGGAATGAGTCAAGAGATAACAAAGGGGTGTACTGACCCTTTTTATACCACAAGGACAACAAGGTCAGTTGGCCTTGGCTTAGCATTTACTAAGATGCTTTCTGAGCAAAGTGGAGGGTTTTTTAACATAGATTCCCAAGAGAACCAAGGCACAAGGCTAAACTTCTCATTTTTACTAAACCACTGGGACAGACCTCCCTTTGGTAAGTTAGAAGATACCTATATCTCATTATTGATACTTAATCCTAATGTGGAATTTAACATTAGTATATCAACTGATGAAAAAAGCTTCACTTTAAAATCACAAGATGTATACGAAAACATCGGGGAGAGCCATGTTTCTGAGGCATGGGTAATTGAATGGCTCAGGGAATATTTAAGAGAAAATTTTTACCACCTTTTAAAGGAGGAAGATAAATCATGA
- the nuoE gene encoding NADH-quinone oxidoreductase subunit NuoE, which yields MQGNSCCGASNSKIKDEKWVSLEGILEKFRGKKGALIPVLQQAQDLYGYLPENVMAGIADGLDLPLSQVYGVATFYSQFHLKPRGKNIIRVCLGTACHVRGAAKILESIQKEINVEKGGTTEDLQFTLEPVACIGACGLAPVIMINDDTHGRLTPEAIPQILEQYKNN from the coding sequence ATGCAAGGAAATAGTTGTTGTGGGGCATCGAATAGTAAAATTAAAGATGAAAAGTGGGTGAGTCTAGAAGGAATACTTGAGAAATTTAGAGGGAAGAAAGGTGCACTGATCCCTGTTTTACAACAAGCTCAAGACCTGTATGGATATTTACCTGAAAATGTAATGGCTGGAATAGCCGATGGTTTAGACTTACCATTAAGTCAGGTTTATGGTGTTGCAACATTTTACTCTCAATTTCACCTAAAACCAAGGGGGAAAAACATCATTAGAGTCTGCCTTGGAACAGCATGTCATGTTAGAGGTGCAGCAAAGATACTTGAAAGTATCCAAAAGGAAATTAATGTGGAAAAGGGAGGCACTACTGAAGACCTTCAATTTACCCTAGAACCTGTAGCCTGTATAGGAGCCTGCGGTTTAGCACCAGTAATTATGATCAATGATGATACCCACGGGAGGCTAACCCCAGAGGCTATCCCTCAAATATTAGAGCAATATAAGAATAATTAA
- a CDS encoding PHP domain-containing protein, producing MNRFKGQLHIHSVLSPCASLEMGPRSIFKKAKDVGLDFIAITDHNSTKNLRAFKSLEQEFGIKLIYGIEVETNEEVHILCYFDDIDRAENLGEMIYNSLLHIPNDPEIFGEQVIVDFQENITGFEEKLLLQRSSYSIDKVNNLVAALSGLAIPAHVDRRKNGLLPTLGIIESEQQNNILEVSKTCNIRNLKKEYCLENQIVYKGCDAHYIDDIGVYPVVFEIAEISILEIKKAFCKEEKRNWYQL from the coding sequence ATGAATAGATTCAAAGGACAATTACACATTCACTCAGTACTGTCCCCTTGTGCAAGCTTAGAAATGGGGCCAAGGTCCATTTTTAAAAAAGCTAAAGACGTGGGACTGGATTTTATTGCCATAACTGACCATAATTCAACGAAGAACCTAAGGGCCTTTAAAAGCTTAGAACAAGAGTTTGGAATTAAGCTAATCTATGGTATTGAAGTGGAAACCAATGAAGAGGTTCATATTCTATGCTATTTTGATGATATAGATAGGGCTGAAAACCTAGGTGAGATGATTTACAATTCCCTTTTACATATACCAAACGACCCTGAAATTTTCGGCGAACAAGTCATAGTTGACTTTCAGGAGAATATAACTGGGTTTGAGGAAAAATTACTTTTGCAAAGGAGTAGTTATAGCATAGATAAAGTTAATAATTTAGTTGCTGCCCTTAGTGGACTAGCTATACCTGCCCATGTGGATAGAAGAAAAAACGGGCTACTGCCTACTTTAGGTATTATAGAAAGTGAGCAGCAAAACAACATACTAGAAGTATCCAAAACATGTAATATAAGAAATCTAAAAAAAGAATATTGTCTGGAAAATCAAATAGTCTATAAAGGATGTGATGCACATTATATAGATGATATAGGTGTATATCCAGTTGTGTTTGAAATAGCAGAAATTAGTATCTTAGAAATTAAAAAAGCATTCTGTAAAGAAGAAAAAAGGAACTGGTATCAACTTTAG
- a CDS encoding [Fe-Fe] hydrogenase large subunit C-terminal domain-containing protein encodes MEYFHSVQLREKFCNGCTLCVKVCPTEAIRVKEKAEIIGSRCIDCGECIRVCPNHAKTGKVDSLTDLENYKYKIALPDPAIFGQFGKTVNPNKILGSFMSLGFDEVVDVALACEYVSLAIKQVLRNHKGVPFISASCPAVIRLVQALYPDLIKYLIPVESPLEVAGQMALDLGLMKGYESHEIGIFYISPCPAKMTAVKQPVAREISTVNGVLSIVDLYGNILKFTQTDKCKPKDLKAKGLGYGWARAGGESLAISCSDNVVIDGIEQVNKILREIEIGKLTDVEYIECWACVGGCVGGPAVVENPFIARVRVRKLAESIGGALDEQKLLEVPPQYFDWQTALKPRQILKYDSDILNAISIANKVQEILDCLPGFDCGACGAPTCRAHAEDKIQGTTQEINCVFQKKESKK; translated from the coding sequence TTGGAATATTTCCATTCTGTTCAACTTAGGGAGAAGTTTTGTAATGGCTGTACCCTTTGTGTTAAAGTATGTCCCACAGAAGCCATAAGGGTCAAAGAAAAAGCAGAAATCATTGGCTCTAGGTGTATCGACTGTGGGGAGTGTATTAGGGTATGCCCAAACCATGCAAAAACCGGTAAAGTGGATAGCTTAACGGACTTAGAAAACTATAAGTATAAGATTGCTTTACCAGACCCAGCAATATTCGGTCAATTTGGAAAAACCGTAAATCCTAATAAAATATTAGGGTCTTTTATGTCCCTGGGTTTTGATGAAGTTGTTGACGTTGCTTTAGCGTGTGAATACGTTTCTTTAGCTATAAAGCAAGTTTTACGTAATCATAAAGGAGTACCCTTTATATCTGCATCCTGTCCTGCGGTTATTAGGCTAGTGCAGGCTTTGTACCCTGATTTAATCAAATACCTAATTCCAGTGGAATCACCACTAGAAGTTGCTGGGCAGATGGCACTAGACCTGGGGTTAATGAAGGGATATGAAAGCCATGAGATAGGTATATTTTATATTTCACCTTGTCCTGCAAAAATGACTGCTGTAAAGCAGCCAGTGGCAAGGGAAATATCCACCGTTAATGGGGTTTTGTCTATAGTTGACTTGTACGGAAACATATTGAAGTTTACCCAAACAGATAAGTGTAAACCTAAAGATTTGAAGGCAAAGGGTTTAGGTTATGGATGGGCTAGAGCTGGTGGAGAGAGTTTAGCCATCAGTTGCTCAGACAACGTAGTGATTGATGGTATTGAACAGGTGAATAAAATTCTTAGGGAAATAGAGATAGGGAAGTTAACTGATGTTGAGTATATAGAATGTTGGGCATGTGTAGGTGGATGTGTCGGTGGACCCGCTGTTGTAGAGAATCCTTTTATAGCACGGGTTAGAGTAAGAAAACTAGCAGAATCAATAGGTGGCGCTTTAGATGAACAAAAACTCTTAGAAGTTCCACCACAGTATTTTGACTGGCAGACTGCTCTAAAACCAAGACAAATACTTAAGTATGATAGCGATATCTTAAATGCGATATCCATTGCAAATAAAGTTCAAGAAATATTGGATTGTTTGCCTGGATTTGATTGTGGAGCATGTGGTGCTCCTACTTGTAGAGCACATGCTGAAGATAAAATTCAAGGGACCACACAAGAAATAAACTGTGTTTTCCAAAAAAAGGAGTCTAAAAAATGA
- a CDS encoding ATP-binding protein, with protein MMSSETATHTHIVKTEVLAMHFERAGEGSSKIKKSLQLIGIGPELLRRIAIISYEAEMNLVIHSLGGEISCEFYPDQVKIIAKDHGPGIANVEQAMLEGFSTATDDIREMGFGAGIGLPNIKRCADYLEVESTLGIGTTLVATVYL; from the coding sequence ATGATGAGTAGCGAGACAGCAACACACACCCATATAGTAAAAACAGAAGTTTTAGCCATGCACTTTGAAAGGGCTGGAGAAGGATCTAGTAAAATAAAAAAATCACTGCAATTAATAGGAATAGGCCCAGAATTATTGAGGAGAATAGCTATAATAAGCTACGAAGCGGAAATGAATTTGGTAATTCATAGCCTTGGAGGGGAAATATCCTGTGAGTTTTACCCAGACCAGGTTAAGATTATTGCAAAAGATCACGGTCCAGGTATAGCTAACGTTGAGCAAGCAATGTTAGAAGGTTTTTCAACTGCTACTGATGATATTCGGGAAATGGGTTTTGGAGCAGGCATAGGACTGCCAAATATTAAAAGATGTGCTGATTATTTAGAAGTAGAGTCCACGTTAGGAATAGGAACAACCTTAGTAGCCACCGTTTATTTATAG